The DNA region CCGTGGCCAGCATGCCCACGTAGTCGGCCGCCGCGCGGTCCATGCCCCTGGCGCTCGCGGCCATGCCCCGGAAGATGTTGCCGCCCCCCACCACCACGGCTATCTGCACCCCCAGGCGGTTCACCTCCGCCAGCTCGTCGGCGATGACCCCCACCGTCTCGGGATCTATGCCGTATTCCAGGCGGCCCATGAAGGCCTCGCCGCTGAGCTTGATGAGCGCCCGCCTGTAAAGGGGCGTGGGTCTCTCTCCCTCGGCCAAGGCTGTCCTTTCCCCTTACGCGGTTCTTCGGAGACGGTCCCGTCCGACGTCCCGATAAGTTTTCTATTCCCTCCGACCGGATACCTTCCCCTCCGCCCGCCGTCCTATTCGGACGTCTCGCCGACCTGGAAGCGGACGAAGCGCCTTACCACGATGTTCTCGCCCGTCGCGGCGATGGTACGCTGCACCAGCTCCCGGATGGTGATCTCCGGGTCCTTCACGAAGGGCTGCTCCAGCAGGCACACCTCCTCGTAATATTTCTTGAGGCGTCCCTCCACGATCTTGTCCACCACCTTCTCCGGCTTTCCCTCCT from Actinomycetota bacterium includes:
- the pyrH gene encoding UMP kinase (Catalyzes the phosphorylation of UMP to UDP) codes for the protein MGRLEYGIDPETVGVIADELAEVNRLGVQIAVVVGGGNIFRGMAASARGMDRAAADYVGMLAT
- a CDS encoding translation elongation factor Ts → EGKPEKVVDKIVEGRLKKYYEEVCLLEQPFVKDPEITIRELVQRTIAATGENIVVRRFVRFQVGETSE